The Scyliorhinus canicula chromosome 11, sScyCan1.1, whole genome shotgun sequence genome contains a region encoding:
- the bhlhe41 gene encoding class E basic helix-loop-helix protein 41 isoform X2, translating to MYVCKSKRGMKGEDSKEAYKLPHRLIEKKRRDRINECISLLKDLLPEHLKLTTLGHLEKAVVLELTLKHLKALTMLTEQQHQKILALQNGDCAVKGPVQSDLDAFHSGFQACAREVLQHLTRFESWAPREQRCAQLIGHLHQAATQLRTGGETQTSGEGQAGAQLVEHNHGSDNCVPVIRRTQATEHNGSDTDTDSGYGGDGERSEGKKEFNPGGGSSHKSRIYKIKQEPDDLPAKRVKIDPAGYMTKSEAGRDSALRSMMGIGTMPTLGQQPPFCLPFYFIAPSTATPYMPLMDKTNLENCWYPALYPGIPALHGISVLASDRLLRQNPSLGSGLQLGPHSSESEPAGSLRAERVLSPALEPLQSPNNTF from the exons gaaGCCTATAAACTACCGCACAGGCTGATAGAGAAGAAACGACGTGACAGAATTAACGAATGCATTTCGCTGCTTAAGGATCTGCTGCCCGAGCATCTGAAACTGACG aCGTTGGGACATCTGGAAAAGGCTGTAGTGCTGGAATTAACGCTGAAACATTTAAAGGCTTTAACTATGTTGACGGAGCAACAGCATCAGAAGATCCTGGCTTTGCAAAATG GTGACTGTGCAGTGAAAGGGCCCGTGCAGTCAGATCTGGATGCTTTCCACTCTGGATTTCAAGCGTGCGCCCGTGAGGTGCTGCAACACCTGACCAGGTTTGAAAGCTGGGCCCCAAGGGAGCAGCGCTGTGCCCAGCTGATTGGCCACTTGCACCAAGCTGCCACACAGCTCCGAACCGGCGGAGAAACGCAGACTTCGGGCGAGGGGCAGGCCGGTGCCCAGTTGGTGGAGCACAACCACGGCAGCGACAACTGCGTCCCGGTCATTCGGAGGACACAGGCGACGGAGCACAATGGGAGCGACACGGACACCGACAGCGGATATGGCGGGGATGGGGAGAGATCCGAGGGGAAGAAGGAGTTCAACCCGGGAGGTGGATCTAGCCACAAGAGCCGGATTTATAAAATCAAACAGGAGCCTGATGATCTGCCAGCCAAAAGGGTCAAGATTGACCCGGCCGGTTACATGACCAAATCTGAGGCTGGCCGTGACTCTGCTCTTCGCTCGATGATGGGGATTGGCACAATGCCCACACTTGGCCAGCAGCCCCCTTTCTGCCTGCCCTTCTACTTCATTGCCCCCTCAACAGCCACTCCCTACATGCCCCTCATGGACAAGACCAACCTGGAAAATTGCTGGTACCCGGCCCTTTACCCTGGCATTCCAGCCTTGCATGGCATCTCGGTGCTGGCATCTGACAGGCTACTTCGCCAGAACCCGTCCCTGGGCTCAGGCCTACAGCTCGGGCCCCATTCATCCGAGTCAGAGCCAGCTGGATCCCTCAGAGCGGAGAGAGTTTTGAGCCCAGCTCTAGAACCGCTACAGTCACCAAACAACACATTCTAa